Within Vicia villosa cultivar HV-30 ecotype Madison, WI linkage group LG1, Vvil1.0, whole genome shotgun sequence, the genomic segment TGAAATCCATATCTCATTACACTATTACAAgcttaatttatttgattagatGTTACTAAAGTTTATAGACgtgattattttttcaaattgttACTTGTTATATAGAACATGAGAAAATTGGTTGTGATAAGTTTGCCATTGAAATCCATATCTCATTACACTATTACAAATTTACTTGATTTAATTTGATGTTACACCTCAGCCTTTTATGCAGAGTTCCAATTTACTGACTTATCCAATTTTTTGAATTTGCATAGAGCATGTAAGGTGTGAACGCAGAAGATGAACAATTAGATTGAAGGAATTTGAAAGTTGAATATGAGCAGCAACCTGAAGCTGAATAATTAGAGTTTCTAAAGTTTTGCAGATTTATAATAAAGCATAGCATATAGATGAAGACTGGGAATCTaacatcataaaaatattatattatatataacagGGAGAAAAGTACTTGGAATTTGTAACTAGTATTGTTTCAATAAAGGAATTttcattcatgttcaacacaatattcacaagtaaagaaaaataatgaaagtttgagtaTTCTTTTTTTACATATTTACAATATATAACAGAGGTCAAAAACCCCCACAAATTGGCTAAAAAACCCCGCAAATCAGCCGCATTTTTTGTAGTGAAAGTAGGCCTAAgaaagcgcttttctggaaaaagagctgctatagggggtgctacgagagcgcttttctagaaaaagcgctgctatagaggaggctacgaaagcgcttttctggaaaaagcgctgctataggcgaggctacgagagcgcttttggcgtaccaaaaagcgctgtctttacctacggcagcgctggctatggcagcgcttttaagcgctctaatagcccaaaaaagcgctgtaaaagctgCTGTTCGGCATAGTGATTCATAACTTTCAGAGTTCTTCTACACCCGATACGAAGAAGCTTAGTCGGACTTCATGCTCAGAGGAAAACGATGGAAGACGAAAAGAAGTCGTACCCTAATTTTGATGCTCTAATTTTGACGCAGAGAGCTAACAGAAAGATGAAAACGAAGGATGATGAAAATAAGCTCTTTTGCATCTGTGAAATTAAGGAAGATGACACAGACGTGCCAACTCAGCTGCCACGTAGGTTGAGTAAATAGATGTTTGAGGAAAACTGACGGAAGAGACTTGTATGCATCTATTAATAAGTTAAAGGACcaaattgacaaaaaaaaattaagggaccaaattgAACCTAGGGGTATAGTTAAGGAGTCAAAATGGGTATTTTgcctataatttataaataaaatatttatttatgctaATCAATAATTATATTAGAGGTTTTCAAAATTGAGCATGCCTAATAGAAAACTACTAACTGAACCGAACAAAATCAAAAGCTGCAAAAaaacgcatttggttcggatgtgtttcGACTAGTTTTTAACATATCTTCACAGTTCGGTTCGGTTCGCGGTTTGTAATTTACAAACCAaactaaaacaaaacaaaccaaaccgcattatgctATAACCCAAACTTTACTTAACCCACATCCAACTCAAACTCAAAACGTATTATGCCTTAGCCTTAAGAGTAAGAACGATTTTCTCTTTCTCACACTTAGGTTTCAGTTTTGGTCTTCTCAAAACTCTCTTAGCAGTATCTggtcttcttctcatcttctttgctAGATAGATCTCTCATTTTCTTCTCTAATATCCCATCTcttatgttctttctttttcatcttctcatttttatgtcaCCGTTCTCtctttcaatttcatttttatcgcaccaTTTATTATCTAATTTCTCCTattttttgttctttcttttttatcttctcTAATCTATCCTCTCATCTATTTTTCATGTCTCAATATTataatatttgtgatattgttttatgttttttattctacTTTTGTCTAATTTGATTGTTGTATATTAAATGAAGAATTGTCGTCTAAATATAaagaattttgttgttatttggtaATGTATGAATGACTAAATATAAAGTTATGTTATTaattatatacacatatatacctcaataaatttttttttgttgtaaaaaATCGAACAAATGGAATCAATTCGAACCGTGTTGATTTGGTTTGATTTAGTTTTTAAAAGTCAATTGAATAAAATCGAACCGCATATTTTTTTCTTAGAGTTCAGATGACTTTTATCATAAAAACTGTATAAATTGTATCTACCGCAAATATctctatattatattatatttttagatGCTTATGTAAAAACTGTAAGATAATTAAAATATGTAAAGTAATTAAAGTAGTATATTATTCTTATATTTAAATTGTGAAAAACTTATTCAACTTGTGATAATAATTGAACTTTAATAATAAGTAATTTTTTAGCTCACTTTAATGTCTTAATAAATAAGTTTTACCATCACCCATTTTTATGATTAGGCTTTCAATTTTCATATAAAgcatgatatttttattttctcattGTTTATTTTTTGTTAGTCAAGACATCACATGTGCACAAGCACAATTAACGATTTCTTTATACTTCATGAACTTTCTTAAGCATGACACGTGACAAATTGTGTTTCTAAATTCTAACACATACCGTCCCATAATGCGGACAAAGAAAACTCACGGGCAAAACAGAGCTCTGATTCACGGGAGAACCTTCAATGCAATCATCCAACACTGTATAGTCTCTGATGTTCCCGTGCACATATTTTCACCCCACATCCCATTCATGCGTTTGGCTCAACCTCAACATCACAACCTCTATAACACTAACAATGATATCAGGGTTTTCAAAACTGGTTTGCGACCACGAATACAACTGCGACGAAAAGTTTTCTACAGGTGTTAATATTGATACTGTTATTActgattattatattatattaaagaaTAAATTGTGATTAATTTACATCGCGACAACCTAAATCAGTATCGCGGCACCTATATCGATTGAAATCCTGaccttttttttaaaacctgCATGAGATATATGGGCGATTGCTCCTCACAGCGGTTAAAGCGCGTGTGATTCATCTTTTCAACAACATATAACCAGGTTCCAACCACATATATTCCTTAACCAACTTCATATATAAACTAAGGTATGAAACCAAACCTCAAAACTTATAATGTTCTATACACCCGTAGCTAGAAATCATGAACTCCCATTTTCTCTtctgtttctttgtttttgttaccTTCGCCACCAAAACTCTCTCAATCTCAACTACTCCCCAATCTCCTTCTTCAGCCACACAATTATACAACCAATATTTAACCCAACAGAAAAAACCAAACAACGACACCATATACAAGGTTTCAAAGCAACTCTGTTGGGGCTGCATGGCCGAGTCAGTAGAGTTCCTCTTCCAACACAACATAGTAAGAGCATACAAATGGGAGCTTCCACTGACATGGGATTTCCAGCTCGAACAATACGCGAGATGGTGGGCTAGTCAAAGAAAACCAGATTGCAAAGTGGAGCATTCTTTTCCTGAAGACGGTTTCAAGTTAGGAGAGAATATATATTGGGGTAGTGGCTCTGATTGGACTCCATCTGATGCTGTTAAAGCTTGGGCTGATGAAGAGAAGTATTACACTTATGTTACTAATACATGTGTTTCTGGTCAAATGTGTGGACATTATACTCAGATTGTGTGGAAAAGTACTAGGAGAATTGGTTGTGCAAGAGTTGTGTGTGATGATGGTGATGTGTTCATGACTTGTAACTATGATCCTGTCGGTAATTATGTTGGAGAGAGACCAtattaatttgattaaatatgtataaatatgtatattgGTTATAAATATTAGTATATATGTTAACttgattaagttaattatcaCTTTCGCGTATCATGACGTGAATTAATCACAAACTCTCTtatatcataaaaatgaaatgatGAATAATATTATTGGTATCAAGATGTTTCGTACCGTTTTGTCGTGAATGTTTTGATACAAATAGCGTGATGTGTTGGTATAATTATTGAATAGGCGTTGATATTTGATTAGTGCTTTGTGATATGATAATTTGAAGTGGTTAAGATACAAGAAATTAGGTGAAATGGTTTCATGGTTGGGGATCCGATTgttagaaataaaatatttatgctCACgtgatttttaaatatataaaccaATTATTAATCTTCTATCAATTTAGTCTCACATAATTTGTTGGTACTTTCTACTAACATGATAGAATGATAGGAATATGAACTTATTTTTAGACTATTAAGCTAAAAGAGAAATGTGTCTTAGTTGgatctttattttaaaaattattttgatggGCTTTTTAGTCATTATGCCCTTTATGTtactacctttttttttttttataagcaatgatATTTCAATAAAGAGTATAAGGGGTACTCGCCCGAAAAATACATAAAGTTATCGCTTAAGAAAATCTATCGGCCAATGCTTCCATAAAACAAAATTACAGTTGTGATGCCCCGGAGTGCCTATAACATTTCAAAGCCAAGAGAGAAGTTTAACCCTTTGAACCACCTCGGTAAGCTGAAAGTCCAAAGAGTTGAAAATAATGTCGTTCCGCATACTCCATAAAGCCCAGCTAGTTGCTAGCCATATAAGCATAGTTTTGCTCCAACCTACTTTCAAGGACAACAGACCACAGAAAGATGGGACGTGGTCCAACACACCACCGGCAGCAACGGAACCAAGGCCAAGCCAGGAGAAAATATTCTGCCAAACCAGTTTGGAGAAAAGGCATTGCACTAACAAATGATCACGGGTTTCCATGGAAGAATTACAAAAGACGCACACCTTATCGTTATCGTCGTAAATGATCCCTCTATCAGCCAAGAGATCTCTAGTTGCTAACCTGTTCCTAATGCGCTTCTAGCCAAATACCTTTATCCTGAAGGACACGGTAGAATTCCACAACCACGACATGATTGCTTGCTGTTCAGCGTTTTGAGTAGAGGACGGAGGCAGTTTGCTAATATCCGAGTAGCCCGAGGCTACCGAATAGACTCCATTGATACCTCTTAACCATTTGAAGCTATCGGCAGCGCCAAATGCCGGAACGATATCTTGCAAAATCACTTCCAATTCTCTAAATTGCTCTTGAGCTTCTTAGGGTAACACTGCCTGAGATGTACCCAGCTGCCACACCCAATGATTCCCTACTATATGGCCCATTTGATCCACACGAGCTTCTTTAGAcgaagagaaggagaaagcatcCGGAAAAAGCTCATTGAACGAACGACCACCACACCAATTATGAAGCCAGAACCGAATATGAGTTTCGGAGCCTAACCTATAAGCCACACCAGACAAGAACCAATCCTGAAATGCAGCAGCAGGACTAACCGCTATGTCGCGCCACCAAAGAGATGCCAACTTAAACCTTGCAGAGGAAGTAAAGCCGAGAGCAGCATTAAATAAGCAGCCGTATCTGAACTCCAAAACCGGCCTCCATAGAGCTATCGGTTCCGTCAAGAAACGCCAATTCCATTTGGCAAGAAGAGCACAATTGAAAGTATCCAAACATTTAATTCTCAAACTGCCTTCTTCCTTAGGCCAACACACATCACTCCAACTCACCCACGAAACACCCTTCTTGTCCGAACCGCCGCACCAGAGAAATTCACGTTGAATGCGCACAAGTTTCTTCCACACAACCTTTGGCATCCTGTAAAAAGAGAGATAGTATATAGGAATAGAGTTTAAAACAGAATTGAATAATGTGACGCGTCCGCCGACTGACAAGAACTTCCCTTTCCAAGAAGAGAGCCTATTCTTTGTATT encodes:
- the LOC131600791 gene encoding pathogenesis-related protein PR-1-like — protein: MNSHFLFCFFVFVTFATKTLSISTTPQSPSSATQLYNQYLTQQKKPNNDTIYKVSKQLCWGCMAESVEFLFQHNIVRAYKWELPLTWDFQLEQYARWWASQRKPDCKVEHSFPEDGFKLGENIYWGSGSDWTPSDAVKAWADEEKYYTYVTNTCVSGQMCGHYTQIVWKSTRRIGCARVVCDDGDVFMTCNYDPVGNYVGERPY